Proteins encoded together in one Papio anubis isolate 15944 chromosome 3, Panubis1.0, whole genome shotgun sequence window:
- the PIGY gene encoding phosphatidylinositol N-acetylglucosaminyltransferase subunit Y: MFLSLPTLTVLIPLVSLTGLFYSASVEENFPQGCTSTASLCFYSLLLPITIPVYVFFHLWTWMGIKLFRHN; this comes from the coding sequence ATGTTTCTGTCTCTTCCTACATTGACTGTTCTTATTCCACTGGTTTCTTTAACAGGACTGTTCTACTCAGCCTCTGTGGAAGAAAACTTCCCACAGGGCTGCACTAGCACAGCCAGCCTTTGCTTTTACAGCCTGCTCTTGCCTATTACCATACCAGTGTATGTATTCTTCCACCTTTGGACTTGGATGGGTATTAAACTCTTCAGGCATAATTGA
- the PYURF gene encoding protein preY, mitochondrial encodes MLSAARGRLASALRQTSAARSAVACRCLHASGSRPLADRSNKTEEPPRAFDPALLEFLVCPLSKKPLRYEASTNELINEELGIAYPIIDGIPNMIPQAARMTHQSKKQEEVEQR; translated from the exons ATGCTGAGCGCAGCACGCGGCAGGCTCGCCTCAGCGCTGCGGCAAACTAGCGCAGCGCGGTCCGCGGTCGCCTGTAGGTGTCTGCACGCGTCGGGCTCGCGGCCTTTGGCCGACCGGAGCAACAAGACGGAGGAGCCGCCCCGCGCCTTCGATCCGGCGCTGCTGGAGTTCCTGGTGTGCCCGCTCTCCAAGAAGCCGCTCAG ATATGAAGCATCAACAAATGAATTGATTAATGAAGAGTTGGGAATAGCTTATCCAATCATTGATGGGATTCCTAATATGATACCACAGGCAGCTAGGATGACGCATCAAAGTAAGAAGCAGGAAGAAGTGGAGCAGCGCTAg